TGGTGAACCAGCAGTTCCGAAGGGATTACTGGGTCAAGGGCATCCGTAAGCTCCAGCCCTTAGAGCAGGCCGAAAGCATCCGGGAGCAGCGGGTGGTGCTGGTATCCCACAGACCGGATATATCTTTGAAGGTAAACGGCACTTTGGGCGAAGCCACCATGAACGAGGGTGTTTATCTTCCCATTCTGGATTTCATGGCAGACCATAAGCCCAAAACCATAGGCCAGATAGTAAAGGCCATGGATGAAAAGAAGATCAGCTTTGTGCAGGTCTTGCAGTCTGTGATGGTGCTTGCCGGTGCGGGTCATTTTGCAGCCGTTCAGGAGGATGGTGTCATCCAGAAGATGAAAAAGCGCACGGATAAGCTGAACGCCTTTATTATGGACAAAGCCCGCAGCAGCGGAGACATCAGCTACCTTGCAAGCCCCGTTACGGGCAGCGGCATACAGGTGGGGCGGTTCCAGCAGCTCTATTTGCTTGCAGCGGCCAAGGGTAAAAAACAGCCTGCGGAACAGGCCGCCTTTGTCTGGGATATACTGGCGGCGCAGGGCCAGCGCATCGTGAAGGAAGGCAAGGCCCTGGACACCATGGAAGAAAACATCGCAGAGATTACCCGGCAGGCTGAGGAGTTTGCCCAAAAGCAGCTTCCCGTGCTGAAGGCCCTGCAGGTGGGGTAGGGGGTATAATGCCGTGCACAGGGCAGGTTCTTTGTGCCTGCCCTGTGCTGGCTGCCCCCCTTCCTACTCCCCCCTTCCCACTGCCCCTTTTTCAGGTTATGGTTCTCCCTGTCATATGAACCAGCAACCAGCGGGAGGCCCCCTTGAACCAGATGCTCACGGATTTTTATGTAAAGCCCACATCGGATATTTTCTTCAAGTTTCTCTTCGGCAAGGAAGAGCATAAGCCCATTCTCATTGATTTTATCAATGCCGTTATGAAAAACTCAGGATTCCCTCTGATCACAGACCTTGTGATTAAAAACCCTTTCAACATCCAGACCATCCTCAATGCCAAAGAAACCATACTGGATATCAAGGCAAAATCTTCTGACGGCAGGTGGATTGATATGGAAATGCAGAACTCGGATAAGGGCTTTTTCGGGGAACGGGCTTTGTATTACTGGACTGACCTCTACGGAGATCAGCTGGTTACAGGTGACAATTATTCTACCCTGCGTCCTGTGGTCTGCATCAATATCCTTGATTTTAAGATGTTTAAGAATGTGGATCGATACCACCTCTGCTTCATGCTTAGAGAAAAGGATACGCCGGAACTGCTCCTGACGGATCACCTTTCCCTGCATTTCCTTGAACTTCCCAAGATTACTGCTTACAATCTGGATAAGAGTCTGGACAACTGGCTTTATTATC
The sequence above is a segment of the Desulfobotulus mexicanus genome. Coding sequences within it:
- a CDS encoding Rpn family recombination-promoting nuclease/putative transposase; translation: MLTDFYVKPTSDIFFKFLFGKEEHKPILIDFINAVMKNSGFPLITDLVIKNPFNIQTILNAKETILDIKAKSSDGRWIDMEMQNSDKGFFGERALYYWTDLYGDQLVTGDNYSTLRPVVCINILDFKMFKNVDRYHLCFMLREKDTPELLLTDHLSLHFLELPKITAYNLDKSLDNWLYYLKNEGLNKEDGIMENILKNNPQIANAREKYMSFTQDEHMREAYNSHIRWKRDHESALFLAEQKGETREKFQTIMRL